A region of Paralichthys olivaceus isolate ysfri-2021 chromosome 24, ASM2471397v2, whole genome shotgun sequence DNA encodes the following proteins:
- the LOC109645841 gene encoding major facilitator superfamily domain-containing protein 6-A-like isoform X1, whose product MPADDKVAILTDDEEDQKRKYVLAESFNTLSVDGQEVDVSTTPVGYTDAPASQPAASQPDSISCCERMCLRINSHLLISKVFYFFFYAAYGSLHPLLPVYYKQLGMSASRSGLLVGIRYFIEFCSAPFWGVVADRFKKGKVVLLFSVLCWLMFNCGIGFVKPAEMKCEEKDVATLPTVTPVMTTTLFHGNFTQPSNNTNHPRRRRSFLDLPELPELLQFRMLHRHERSADANTTMSAPFEPTNTTQLGPNSTQLGPNSTQLGPNSTQLGPNSTQLGPNSTQPTTTTTTTTTTAAPTTAKEYQIIYNTDQVQTIFLLILLVIIVGEFFSAPAVTIVDTVTLQYLGKARDRYGLQRMWGSLGWGLAMLLVGIWIDHTHVTVVIDGIGCILPDYRLHNYQIAFIVFGVLMGLAFVVATQFYFEKGDHYRQELPEGVVEQSPESGSSGQSGPDITQEFHYSDLLKLLCSVRYSSVLFVAWFMGFGYGFVFSFLYWHLEDLKGTTTLFGVCSVLSHISELAAYFTSHKFIELVGHVRVLYIGLACNTARYLYISYLQNAWTVLPMEVLQGVSHASVWAACISFLSAAVPPALRTSAQGILQGLHLGLGRGCGAMVGGVFVNYFGAPATFRGIGMASLVILLIFSFIQFLSGDTEGKEDKMLAENIPVPSSPVPIATIDLVQSQSEVGSPVHQAAILPVKKTKHQEDQEDVTQPAWVLSGAPWVTIAFAIFQIKEMMKMKKSSGPPPEADPLQVLNDGASAETAATSQENSVHDGTDPPPDNSEPNTAHPDEDQTHPHSDRGGPRENPALTAENTD is encoded by the exons ATGCCAGCTGACGATAAGGTTGCCATCCTGACAGACGATGAGGAGGACCAGAAGAGGAAGTACGTGTTGGCGGAGTCGTTCAACACCCTATCAGTGGACGGACAGGAGGTGGACGTCTCCACGACACCTGTGGGCTACACGGACGCACCGGCCTCGCAGCCCGCCGCCTCGCAGCCCGACTCCATCAGCTGCTGCGAGAGGATGTGCCTCCGCATCAACAGCCACCTGCTCATCTCCAAagtcttctacttcttcttctacgCCGCCTACGGCTCGCTGCACCCTCTGCTGCCCGTCTACTACAAGCAGCTCGGCATGTCGGCCAGCCGCAGCGGGCTGCTCGTCGGCATTCGCTACTTCATCGAGTTCTGCAGCGCCCCCTTCTGGGGCGTGGTGGCTGACCGCTTCAAGAAGGGGAAGGTCGTCCTGCTGTTCTCTGTGCTCTGCTGGTTGATGTTCAACTGCGGCATCGGCTTCGTGAAACCAGCAGAGATGAAATGCGAGGAAAAAGACGTTGCTACATTGCCGACGGTGACGCCTGTGATGACGACGACGCTCTTTCATGGCAACTTCACGCAACCGAGCAACAACACCAACCACCCCCGGCGACGCCGGAGCTTCCTCGACCTCCCTGAGCTTCCTGAGCTCCTCCAGTTCAGAATGCTTCACAGGCACGAACGAAGCGCTGACGCCAACACAACCATGTCAGCCCCCTTTGAGCCGACTAACACCACCCAGCTCGGACCAAACTCCACCCAGCTCGGACCAAACTCCACCCAGCTCGGACCAAACTCCACCCAGCTCGGACCAAACTCCACCCAGCTCGGACCAAACTCCACCcaacccaccaccaccaccaccaccaccacaaccaccGCTGCCCCAACTACAGCCAAAGAGTACCAGATAATCTACAACACGGACCAAGTGCAGACCATCTTCCTGCTCATCCTGCTCGTCATCATCGTGGGCGAGTTCTTCAGCGCCCCTGCCGTCACCATCGTGGACACCGTCACCCTGCAGTACCTCGGCAAAGCCCGCGACCGCTACGGCCTGCAGAGGATGTGGGGCTCTCTGGGCTGGGGTCTGGCCATGCTGCTGGTGGGCATCTGGATCGACCACACACACGTCACGGTCGTGATCGATGGCATTGGCTGCATCCTGCCCGACTACCGCCTGCACAACTACCAGATCGCTTTCATCGTCTTTGGCGTGCTTATGGGTTTGGCGTTTGTTGTCGCCACTCAGTTCTACTTTGAAAAGGGCGACCACTACCGACAGGAGCTTCCAGAGGGGGTGGTGGAGCAGTCGCCAGAGTCCGGCTCCTCGGGCCAGAGCGGCCCCGACATCACTCAGGAGTTCCACTACAGCGACCTGTTGAAGCTTCTCTGCAGCGTGCGGTACAGCTCCGTGCTGTTCGTCGCCTGGTTCATGGGCTTCGGCTACGGCTTCGTCTTCAGCTTCCTCTACTGGCACTTGGAGGACCTGAAGGGGACGACCACGCTGTTTGGCGTCTGCTCCGTCCTGAGCCACATCTCGGAGCTCGCCGCTTACTTCACCAGCCACAAGTTCATCGAGCTAGTCGGACACGTCAG AGTGCTCTACATCGGCCTGGCCTGCAACACAGCTCGTTACCTCTACATCTCCTATCTGCAGAACGCCTGGACCGTCCTGCCCATGGAGGTCCTTCAAG GTGTGAGTCACGCCTCTGTCTGGGCAGCTTGCATCTCCTTCCTGAGTGCTGCGGTGCCGCCTGCGCTGAGGACGTCTGCGCAGGGAATCCTGCAGGGCCTTCACCTCGGTCTGGGCCGTGGCTGTGGCGCCATGGTGGGGGGAGTGTTCGTCAATTATTTCG GAGCTCCAGCGACGTTCAGAGGAATCGGCATGGCCTCCCTCgtcatcctcctcatcttctccttCATCCAGTTCCTGAGCGGAGATACTGAGGGGAAAG AGGACAAAATGTTAGCGGAGAACATCCCAGTTCCCTCCAGCCCGGTCCCCATCGCCACCATCGACCTGGTCCAGAGCCAGAGCGAGGTCGGGAGCCCGGTCCACCAGGCCGCCATCTTACCCGTGAAGAAGACCAAGCACCAGGAGGATCAGGAGGATGTGACGCAGCCGGCCTGGGTGCTCTCTGGTGCCCCCTGGGTCACCATCGCCTTCGCCATCTTCCAAATCAAggaaatgatgaagatgaagaagagcagCGGACCACCACCAGAGGCGGACCCActgcag GTACTTAATGACGGGGCGTCGGCTGAGACGGCGGCGACGTCACAGGAAAATTCAGTCCACGACGGCACAGATCCGCCGCCGGACAACTCCGAACCAAACACCGCCCACCCGGATGAAGACCAAACGCACCCACACTCAGACAGAGGAGGGCCTCGTGAAAACCCAGCGCtcacagcagaaaacacagactga
- the LOC109645841 gene encoding major facilitator superfamily domain-containing protein 6-A-like isoform X2, translating to MPADDKVAILTDDEEDQKRKYVLAESFNTLSVDGQEVDVSTTPVGYTDAPASQPAASQPDSISCCERMCLRINSHLLISKVFYFFFYAAYGSLHPLLPVYYKQLGMSASRSGLLVGIRYFIEFCSAPFWGVVADRFKKGKVVLLFSVLCWLMFNCGIGFVKPAEMKCEEKDVATLPTVTPVMTTTLFHGNFTQPSNNTNHPRRRRSFLDLPELPELLQFRMLHRHERSADANTTMSAPFEPTNTTQLGPNSTQLGPNSTQLGPNSTQLGPNSTQLGPNSTQPTTTTTTTTTTAAPTTAKEYQIIYNTDQVQTIFLLILLVIIVGEFFSAPAVTIVDTVTLQYLGKARDRYGLQRMWGSLGWGLAMLLVGIWIDHTHVTVVIDGIGCILPDYRLHNYQIAFIVFGVLMGLAFVVATQFYFEKGDHYRQELPEGVVEQSPESGSSGQSGPDITQEFHYSDLLKLLCSVRYSSVLFVAWFMGFGYGFVFSFLYWHLEDLKGTTTLFGVCSVLSHISELAAYFTSHKFIELVGHVRVLYIGLACNTARYLYISYLQNAWTVLPMEVLQGVSHASVWAACISFLSAAVPPALRTSAQGILQGLHLGLGRGCGAMVGGVFVNYFGAPATFRGIGMASLVILLIFSFIQFLSGDTEGKEDKMLAENIPVPSSPVPIATIDLVQSQSEVGSPVHQAAILPVKKTKHQEDQEDVTQPAWVLSGAPWVTIAFAIFQIKEMMKMKKSSGPPPEADPLQKGETFLRAKVNGKLP from the exons ATGCCAGCTGACGATAAGGTTGCCATCCTGACAGACGATGAGGAGGACCAGAAGAGGAAGTACGTGTTGGCGGAGTCGTTCAACACCCTATCAGTGGACGGACAGGAGGTGGACGTCTCCACGACACCTGTGGGCTACACGGACGCACCGGCCTCGCAGCCCGCCGCCTCGCAGCCCGACTCCATCAGCTGCTGCGAGAGGATGTGCCTCCGCATCAACAGCCACCTGCTCATCTCCAAagtcttctacttcttcttctacgCCGCCTACGGCTCGCTGCACCCTCTGCTGCCCGTCTACTACAAGCAGCTCGGCATGTCGGCCAGCCGCAGCGGGCTGCTCGTCGGCATTCGCTACTTCATCGAGTTCTGCAGCGCCCCCTTCTGGGGCGTGGTGGCTGACCGCTTCAAGAAGGGGAAGGTCGTCCTGCTGTTCTCTGTGCTCTGCTGGTTGATGTTCAACTGCGGCATCGGCTTCGTGAAACCAGCAGAGATGAAATGCGAGGAAAAAGACGTTGCTACATTGCCGACGGTGACGCCTGTGATGACGACGACGCTCTTTCATGGCAACTTCACGCAACCGAGCAACAACACCAACCACCCCCGGCGACGCCGGAGCTTCCTCGACCTCCCTGAGCTTCCTGAGCTCCTCCAGTTCAGAATGCTTCACAGGCACGAACGAAGCGCTGACGCCAACACAACCATGTCAGCCCCCTTTGAGCCGACTAACACCACCCAGCTCGGACCAAACTCCACCCAGCTCGGACCAAACTCCACCCAGCTCGGACCAAACTCCACCCAGCTCGGACCAAACTCCACCCAGCTCGGACCAAACTCCACCcaacccaccaccaccaccaccaccaccacaaccaccGCTGCCCCAACTACAGCCAAAGAGTACCAGATAATCTACAACACGGACCAAGTGCAGACCATCTTCCTGCTCATCCTGCTCGTCATCATCGTGGGCGAGTTCTTCAGCGCCCCTGCCGTCACCATCGTGGACACCGTCACCCTGCAGTACCTCGGCAAAGCCCGCGACCGCTACGGCCTGCAGAGGATGTGGGGCTCTCTGGGCTGGGGTCTGGCCATGCTGCTGGTGGGCATCTGGATCGACCACACACACGTCACGGTCGTGATCGATGGCATTGGCTGCATCCTGCCCGACTACCGCCTGCACAACTACCAGATCGCTTTCATCGTCTTTGGCGTGCTTATGGGTTTGGCGTTTGTTGTCGCCACTCAGTTCTACTTTGAAAAGGGCGACCACTACCGACAGGAGCTTCCAGAGGGGGTGGTGGAGCAGTCGCCAGAGTCCGGCTCCTCGGGCCAGAGCGGCCCCGACATCACTCAGGAGTTCCACTACAGCGACCTGTTGAAGCTTCTCTGCAGCGTGCGGTACAGCTCCGTGCTGTTCGTCGCCTGGTTCATGGGCTTCGGCTACGGCTTCGTCTTCAGCTTCCTCTACTGGCACTTGGAGGACCTGAAGGGGACGACCACGCTGTTTGGCGTCTGCTCCGTCCTGAGCCACATCTCGGAGCTCGCCGCTTACTTCACCAGCCACAAGTTCATCGAGCTAGTCGGACACGTCAG AGTGCTCTACATCGGCCTGGCCTGCAACACAGCTCGTTACCTCTACATCTCCTATCTGCAGAACGCCTGGACCGTCCTGCCCATGGAGGTCCTTCAAG GTGTGAGTCACGCCTCTGTCTGGGCAGCTTGCATCTCCTTCCTGAGTGCTGCGGTGCCGCCTGCGCTGAGGACGTCTGCGCAGGGAATCCTGCAGGGCCTTCACCTCGGTCTGGGCCGTGGCTGTGGCGCCATGGTGGGGGGAGTGTTCGTCAATTATTTCG GAGCTCCAGCGACGTTCAGAGGAATCGGCATGGCCTCCCTCgtcatcctcctcatcttctccttCATCCAGTTCCTGAGCGGAGATACTGAGGGGAAAG AGGACAAAATGTTAGCGGAGAACATCCCAGTTCCCTCCAGCCCGGTCCCCATCGCCACCATCGACCTGGTCCAGAGCCAGAGCGAGGTCGGGAGCCCGGTCCACCAGGCCGCCATCTTACCCGTGAAGAAGACCAAGCACCAGGAGGATCAGGAGGATGTGACGCAGCCGGCCTGGGTGCTCTCTGGTGCCCCCTGGGTCACCATCGCCTTCGCCATCTTCCAAATCAAggaaatgatgaagatgaagaagagcagCGGACCACCACCAGAGGCGGACCCActgcag AAAGGTGAGACATTTTTGCGTGCAAAGGTCAATGGAAAACTACCctga
- the LOC109644418 gene encoding LOW QUALITY PROTEIN: leucine-rich repeat-containing protein 4C (The sequence of the model RefSeq protein was modified relative to this genomic sequence to represent the inferred CDS: deleted 1 base in 1 codon), with amino-acid sequence MKELVFLLLVVTEVTSRTRSSWCERGCDCRGDLKFTICSRALFTQLPGRVAPGTELLDLSDNNISVIPERSFSKTRKLRVLLLQNNNISVVEDGGFSQLEFLQKLDLSWNQISTLTEGFSIGLASLRELLLTHNRLTSLDSLSFVHLDSLQRLNLTSNAIYTIQVRSFSSMSSLRQLHLNGNRLASLRNGIFSMLRSLELLNLAGNHISEMEMFVFKPLVSMTLLNLANNHLSTLSFKTFQSIHTYSTHILLEGNPWNCDCDLQRLFRKLRSIQRLFLDDYYNLTCEEPAVLQDYRLMDVDTELCIAETVTVLVITITVVITVLAAMLMGERKRKKKKRGSTGRSRGSIQMSLTTEAHTSPSLCPFSPSSFARTLGCR; translated from the exons ATGAAGGAGTTGGTGTTCCTCCTGCTCGTGGTGACCGAGGTGACCTCCAGGACTCGCAGCAGCTGGTGTGAGCGGGGCTGCGACTGTCGAGGAGATCTCAAGTTCACCATCTGCTCTCGGGCCCTCTTCACTCAGCTGCCCGGCAGAGTGGCCCCCGGCACGGAGCTCCTGGACCTGTCCGACAACAACATCTCCGTCATCCCAGAGCGCTCCTTCAGCAAGACCCGCAAGCTCCGCGTCCTCCTGCTGCAGAACAACAACATCAGCGTGGTGGAGGACGGAGGCTTCTCGCAGCTGGAGTTCCTGCAGAAACTGGACCTGAGCTGGAACCAGATCTCCACCCTGACGGAGGGGTTTTCCATCGGCCTGGCTTCGCTTCGGGAGCTACTCCTCACCCACAACCGCCTGACGAGCCTGGACAGCCTCAGCTTTGTGCACCTGGACAGCCTCCAGAGGTTAAACCTGACCAGCAACGCTATCTACACCATCCAGGTGAGGTCCTTCTCCTCCATGAGCAGCCTGCGGCAGCTCCACCTGAATGGCAACCGGCTGGCATCTCTGCGGAATGGCATCTTCTCCATGCTGCGCTCCCTGGAGCTCCTCAACCTGGCCGGGAACCACATCAGCGAGATGGAGATGTTTGTCTTTAAGCCGCTCGTCAGCATGACTCTGCTCAACCTGGCCAACAACCACCTGTCCACGCTCTCCTTCAAGACGTTCCAGAGCATCCACACCTACAGTACCCACATCCTGCTGGAGGGGAACCCCTGGAACTGCGACTGTGACCTGCAGAGACTCTTCCGGAAGCTGCGCAGCATCCAGAGGCTCTTCCTGGATGACTACTACAACCTGACCTGCGAGGAGCCGGCCGTCCTGCAGGACTACCGGCTGATGGACGTGGACACGGAGCTGTGCATCGCCGAGACGGTCACCGTGCTCGTCATCACCATCACCGTGGTGATCACTGTGCTGGCCGCCATGCTGATGggcgagaggaagaggaagaagaagaagagg ggaagCACTGGACGCAGCAGGGGGAGCATTCAGATGAGTCTGACTACTGAAGCCCACACTTCAccgtctctctgtcctttttctCCGTCTTCGTTTGCACGCACTCTGGGTTGTCGGTGA